The Augochlora pura isolate Apur16 chromosome 4, APUR_v2.2.1, whole genome shotgun sequence genome segment aaattaccatCTAACATCAACGATAATAATATGAGTAATCCTGATACAATTGACAACGCATTGAATGATAACTCGTTACAAAGAAATTTGCAgtcaacaaaattgttttctacaaaagaaaaacataatgAAAAGTGTTTAGGAAATGTTGAAAATCAGCAACaggaaaagataaatatacTCAATGTAAACGATGGTAATTCACAGAGACGTGATTTTAGAAATCAGGAATTGCTATCTTCTGAATTACCTATACCTCTAATGgaatttgaacaaaatataaaacaaatgacaCAAAATTACATCGAGGAAGTAAAGTCAGATGAACTTCCACTTGTCTTGGATAATAGCATAGTCACATCTACTAATAGCATTCAAATTGATACTACAAACAATTCTTTAAGTATTCCTGATCTTAATTCTGATCAAAATGAACTAATGACGGCAGATTTACCTGAGTGTATCATTGAACTTGGTAGAAATTGTACAACTATTTCAGATAATACAAGttttaatgagaaaaatatagtacaaaCCGTATTGAAATCGGATGAATTACCTATCACAGTTTTAGAATACaatgaataatacaaatttataaatatgttcaATTCATCGTCTGTATTATTGATACAAAACGACTCACTTTGTATATAT includes the following:
- the Tub gene encoding interleukin 1 receptor associated kinase 4 tube isoform X1; its protein translation is MSQNTVCLETELRKLRPAELYTLGQILNVSDSWKKLMAIIPTSENCSFPKFNMEHISMIEQAAQQQRRNAAEIFLSEWGTMGERRPTLRVLLNFLVKAELFRAADYLAGNILKDELPKRPECGPAAPVDISDEEIKKLLEDKVESHDTYSNEFLIFKLPSNINDNNMSNPDTIDNALNDNSLQRNLQSTKLFSTKEKHNEKCLGNVENQQQEKINILNVNDGNSQRRDFRNQELLSSELPIPLMEFEQNIKQMTQNYIEEVKSDELPLVLDNSIVTSTNSIQIDTTNNSLSIPDLNSDQNELMTADLPECIIELGRNCTTISDNTSFNEKNIVQTVLKSDELPITVLEYNE
- the Tub gene encoding interleukin 1 receptor associated kinase 4 tube isoform X2 produces the protein MAIIPTSENCSFPKFNMEHISMIEQAAQQQRRNAAEIFLSEWGTMGERRPTLRVLLNFLVKAELFRAADYLAGNILKDELPKRPECGPAAPVDISDEEIKKLLEDKVESHDTYSNEFLIFKLPSNINDNNMSNPDTIDNALNDNSLQRNLQSTKLFSTKEKHNEKCLGNVENQQQEKINILNVNDGNSQRRDFRNQELLSSELPIPLMEFEQNIKQMTQNYIEEVKSDELPLVLDNSIVTSTNSIQIDTTNNSLSIPDLNSDQNELMTADLPECIIELGRNCTTISDNTSFNEKNIVQTVLKSDELPITVLEYNE